In one Maniola jurtina chromosome 13, ilManJurt1.1, whole genome shotgun sequence genomic region, the following are encoded:
- the LOC123871371 gene encoding ATP-dependent RNA helicase Ddx1 — translation MTAFEEFGVLPELAKAIDEMDWTLPTDVQAEAIPLILGGGDVLMAAETGSGKTGAFCLPILQIVWETLKDIQEGKTSKVIQQTSTEWTMSFFDRTDAMAVTPDGLRCQSRDATGWHGCRATKGVHTKGAYYYEAMVTDEGLCRVGWSTQAARLDLGTDRLGFGFGGTGKKSNAKQFDDYGSAYGKNDVIGCLLNLNNGEIRFTKNGEDLGVAFKLDQSRRADCYFPAVVLKNAEMSFNFGTTPFKYPPTGDYIAVCQAPKEYVKQNVVAAVAASGALKPVNNAPQAIIIEPSRELAEQTCTQIAMFKKHLDNPKVRELLVVGGINVKDQINQLNSGVDIVVGTPGRLEDLIQGGYLALTHCRFFVLDEADGLLKAGCGELIERLHRQIPKITADGRRLQMVVCSATLHAFEVKKMAEKLMHFPTWVDLKGEDAVPETVHHVVVNVDPQKDRCWENLRKQITTDGVHAKDNIRSGNTTPETLSEAVKILKGEYCVRAIREHKMDRAIIFCRTKLDCDNMERYLKSFGSEFSCVCLHGDRKPQERKANLEKFKQKQVKFLICTDVAARGIDISGLPFMINVTLPDEKSNYVHRIGRVGRAERMGLAISLVSTVPEKVWYHGEWCSSRGRNCWNTNLIDDRPKGCCMWYNEPQYLADIEDHLNITIQQVENDMKVPCDEFDGKVVYGQKRKQAGSGYQDHVTQMAPVVRSLQELESQAQIYYLKNHHNVAVA, via the exons ATGACTGCGTTTGAAGAGTTCGGGGTCCTCCCCGAATTGGCGAAGGCGATAGATGAAATGGATTGGACTCTTCCAACAGACGTGCAAGCTGAAGCTATTCCACTTATTCTCGGTGGAGGAGACGTGCTTATGGCAGCGGAGACCGGTAGTGGTAAAACTGGCGCTTTCTGTTTACCAATATTGCAGATTGTATGGGAAACACTAAAAGATATACAAGAGGGAAAAACTAGTAAAGTTATACAGCAAACATCCACGGAATGGACAATGTCTTTCTTTGATCGAACTGACGCTATGGCGGTGACTCCGGATGGCCTCAGGTGCCAATCCCGGGACGCTACTGGATGGCACGGCTGTAGAGCAACCAAGGGAGTACATACAAAGGGTGCTTACTACTACGAAGCCATGGTTACTGATGAAGGATTATGCCGAGTCGGATGGTCTACTCAGGCT GCAAGACTGGATCTTGGCACAGACAGACTAGGGTTTGGGTTTGGCGGCACCGGCAAGAAATCAAATGCCAAGCAGTTTGATGATTATGGCAGTGCTTATGGAAAAAATGATGTTATTG GTTGTCTATTAAATTTAAACAATGGAGAAATTCGATTCACAAAGAATGGTGAAGATTTGGGTGTAGCATTCAAGTTGGACCAGTCTCGCCGAGCTGACTGCTATTTTCCAGCTgtggttttaaaaaatgctGAGATGAGCTTCAACTTTGGGACTACACCTTTTAAG TACCCACCTACGGGAGACTACATTGCAGTATGCCAGGCACCAAAGGAAtatgtaaaacaaaatgtagTGGCTGCCGTAGCTGCCTCTGGAGCTCTGAAGCCAGTCAATAATGCCCCACAGGCTATTATTATTGAG CCCTCCAGAGAGCTAGCAGAACAAACTTGCACGCAAATAGCGATGTTCAAGAAACACCTGGACAACCCAAAGGTGCGGGAGCTGCTTGTGGTTGGTGGTATCAATGTGAAGGACCAGATCAACCAGCTGAACTCTGGCGTTGATATCGTTGTTGGTACACCTGGTAGATTAGAAGATCTTATTCAGGGAG GTTATTTAGCTCTCACGCATTGCCGATTCTTTGTGTTGGACGAGGCGGATGGGCTACTAAAGGCTGGCTGCGGGGAACTGATTGAGAGACTGCACAGACAAATACCGAAGATCACCGCGGACGGGCGACGATTGCAAATGGTCGTGTGTTCTGCGACATTGCACGCGTTTGAAGTTAAAAAAATGGCG gAGAAGCTGATGCACTTCCCAACGTGGGTGGACTTGAAAGGCGAGGACGCGGTACCGGAGACCGTGCACCACGTCGTCGTCAACGTCGACCCACAGAAGGACCGCTGCTGGGAGAACCTGAGAAA ACAAATCACAACGGACGGTGTCCACGCAAAGGACAACATTCGCAGTGGCAACACTACGCCAGAAACATTGTCCGAAGCCGTGAAGATACTCAAGGGAGAATACTGTGTACGCGCCATAAGGGAACATAAAATGGATAG GGCGATAATTTTCTGTCGTACAAAGTTGGACTGTGACAATATGGAGCGCTACCTCAAGTCGTTCGGAAGCGAGTTCTCGTGCGTGTGCCTGCACGGGGACCGCAAGCCGCAAGAACGCAAAGCCAACTTGGAGAAGTTCAAGCAGAAGCAGGTGAAGTTCCTCATCTGCACCGACGTGGCCGCCAGGGGCATTGATATATCCGGATTGCCTTTTA TGATCAACGTAACCTTGCCAGATGAGAAGTCCAATTATGTCCACCGCATCGGACGCGTCGGTCGCGCTGAACGTATGGGTCTAGCCATCAGTCTTGTTTCTACTGTGCCAGAAAAG GTGTGGTACCACGGCGAGTGGTGCTCGTCGCGCGGCCGCAACTGCTGGAACACCAACCTCATCGATGACAGGCCGAAGGGGTGCTGCATGTGGTACAATGAACCGCAG TACCTCGCGgacatagaagaccacttgaacaTTACGATCCAGCAAGTCGAAAACGACATGAAGGTGCCTTGCGACGAGTTCGACGGCAAGGTCGTGTACGGCCAGAAGAGAAAACAAGCAGGCTCTGGGTACCAG GATCACGTGACACAAATGGCACCCGTGGTCCGATCACTGCAGGAGCTAGAGTCGCAGGCGCAGATTTATTATTTGAAGAACCACCACAATGTCGCCGTTGCATAA